A window of Photobacterium sp. GJ3 contains these coding sequences:
- the hemH gene encoding ferrochelatase: MENKGIGVLLVNLGTPDEATSGAVKRFLAEFLSDQRVVDLNPLIWRPALYGAILPIRAPKVAKLYQSIWMEEGSPLMVYSQRQRAALESQLGLPVALGMTYGNPSIPSALASLRDQGCQKIVVLPLYPQYSRTTTAAVFDKIAASLKQAAYLPELRFINHYQDHPAYIEALANSVQAAWDERGQPDYLLCSYHGIPKRYADLGDPYPVHCNDTTALLAEALAMPREKMSMSYQSIFGREEWLKPYTEPTIIELAQKGVKRLDVICPAFSVDCLETLEEIAEGCQEAFLEAGGECFNLIPCLNDSPAHINMMESLIRHHTQSW; encoded by the coding sequence ATGGAGAATAAAGGTATTGGCGTACTTTTGGTGAACCTGGGTACACCTGATGAAGCGACTTCTGGCGCTGTAAAACGGTTTCTCGCTGAGTTTTTGAGTGATCAGCGTGTGGTTGATTTGAATCCATTGATCTGGCGTCCGGCGCTTTATGGCGCAATTCTGCCGATTCGCGCCCCCAAAGTTGCGAAGCTGTATCAGTCGATTTGGATGGAAGAGGGCTCCCCGCTGATGGTCTATTCTCAGCGTCAGCGAGCGGCCTTGGAATCTCAGCTGGGCTTGCCGGTCGCTCTGGGGATGACTTACGGGAACCCGAGTATTCCGTCGGCATTGGCGTCACTCCGGGATCAGGGGTGTCAGAAAATTGTTGTGTTGCCGCTCTATCCGCAATATTCACGCACCACAACAGCGGCTGTGTTCGACAAGATTGCAGCCAGCCTGAAGCAGGCTGCTTACCTGCCTGAGCTGAGATTCATCAATCATTATCAGGACCACCCGGCTTATATTGAAGCGTTGGCTAACTCGGTACAGGCGGCTTGGGATGAGCGCGGTCAACCGGATTACCTGCTTTGTTCTTATCATGGTATCCCGAAACGCTATGCGGATTTAGGCGATCCGTACCCGGTGCATTGTAACGACACCACAGCGTTACTGGCTGAAGCTCTGGCGATGCCGCGCGAGAAAATGAGCATGAGTTATCAGTCTATTTTTGGCCGGGAAGAATGGCTGAAACCATACACGGAACCCACGATCATTGAATTGGCTCAAAAGGGGGTCAAGCGGCTGGATGTCATTTGTCCGGCCTTCTCGGTTGATTGTCTGGAAACGCTGGAAGAAATCGCAGAGGGATGTCAGGAAGCCTTCCTGGAAGCGGGGGGCGAGTGCTTCAATCTGATTCCTTGCCTCAATGACAGCCCGGCCCATATCAACATGATGGAAAGCCTGATCCGCCACCATACGCAGTCCTGGTAA
- the adk gene encoding adenylate kinase yields MRIILLGAPGAGKGTQAQFIMEKFGIPQISTGDMLRAAIKAGTELGKQAKAVIDAGQLVSDDIILGLVKERIAEDDCAKGFLLDGFPRTIPQADGLKEIGVAVDYVVEFDVPDSVIVERMAGRRVHLASGRTYHAVYNPPKVEGQDDVTGEPLVIREDDKEETVRARLGVYHEQTAPLISYYSKEAEAGHTTYIKIDGTQPVADVSAELGKSLAQ; encoded by the coding sequence ATGCGCATCATTCTTCTGGGCGCTCCAGGTGCAGGTAAAGGCACACAGGCACAATTCATCATGGAGAAATTTGGTATTCCTCAAATTTCAACGGGTGATATGCTGCGTGCGGCAATCAAAGCGGGTACAGAGCTGGGTAAGCAAGCGAAAGCCGTGATTGACGCAGGCCAGTTGGTGTCTGACGACATTATTCTGGGTCTGGTCAAAGAGCGTATTGCTGAAGACGACTGTGCAAAAGGCTTCCTGCTGGACGGTTTCCCTCGCACCATTCCTCAGGCAGACGGCCTGAAAGAGATTGGTGTTGCAGTAGACTACGTGGTTGAGTTCGATGTACCAGACAGCGTGATTGTTGAGCGCATGGCGGGTCGTCGTGTTCACCTGGCTTCAGGCCGTACTTATCACGCGGTTTACAATCCACCCAAAGTGGAAGGACAGGACGATGTGACCGGCGAACCTCTGGTCATTCGTGAAGACGACAAAGAAGAGACCGTTCGTGCTCGTCTGGGTGTTTACCATGAGCAAACGGCACCGCTGATCAGCTACTACAGCAAAGAAGCGGAAGCGGGTCACACCACTTATATTAAGATTGACGGCACTCAGCCAGTGGCTGACGTCAGTGCTGAACTGGGCAAATCTCTGGCTCAGTAA
- the htpG gene encoding molecular chaperone HtpG: MSEQTLEKNKETRGFQSEVKQLLHLMIHSLYSNKEIFLRELISNASDAADKLRFRALSAPELYENDGELAVRLSFDEEAGTVTISDNGIGMTRDEAIEHLGTIAKSGTKDFFTKLSEEQSKDSQLIGQFGVGFYSSFIVADAVTVNTRAAGAAADEAVRWHSTGEGDYTVETIEKAGRGTEIILHLREDEKEFLSEYRLRNIISKYSDHIGIPVLMETVQRDDEGQETGKQWEQVNKAQALWTRSKSDISDEEYKEFYKHVSHDYAEPLSWSHNRVEGQQDYTSLLYVPSKAPFDLYNRDSKHGLKLYVQRVFIMDDAEQFMPMYLRFMRGLIDSNDLPLNVSREILQDNKVTQALRKACTKRALSMLEKLSKKEEYASFWQEFGQVLKEGVAEDFANREKIAGLLRFSTTHHDTAEQSVSLSDYVSRMKEGQDKIYFITADSFNAAKNSPHLEQFRAKGLEVVLMHDRIDEWLMGYLPEFDGKQFQSITKAGLDLSKFENEEEKEAQKQTEEEFASVVERTKTYLGDRVKDVRTTFKLKDTPAVVVTDENEMGTQMAKLLAAAGHDAPEVQYIFELNPQHPVVNRMADEADEEAFGRWVEMLLGQAMLAERGSMEDPSQFLAAVNQLLAK; the protein is encoded by the coding sequence ATGAGCGAGCAAACTTTAGAGAAAAATAAAGAAACACGTGGTTTTCAGTCAGAAGTGAAGCAGTTGCTTCATTTGATGATCCACTCATTGTACTCAAACAAAGAAATTTTCCTTCGGGAGCTGATCTCCAATGCTTCCGATGCCGCAGATAAACTGCGCTTCCGTGCGTTGTCTGCCCCAGAGTTATATGAAAATGACGGTGAACTGGCTGTCCGTCTGTCGTTTGATGAAGAAGCCGGTACGGTCACCATCAGCGATAACGGCATCGGGATGACCCGGGACGAAGCCATTGAGCATCTGGGCACTATTGCGAAATCTGGCACGAAGGATTTCTTTACCAAACTGAGCGAAGAGCAGAGTAAAGACTCCCAGCTGATTGGTCAGTTCGGTGTGGGCTTCTATTCGTCATTCATTGTTGCGGATGCGGTCACGGTCAATACCCGTGCTGCCGGTGCAGCTGCGGATGAAGCGGTACGCTGGCATTCAACCGGTGAAGGAGACTACACCGTTGAAACCATTGAAAAAGCCGGTCGTGGTACAGAAATCATTCTGCATTTGCGTGAGGATGAGAAAGAATTCCTGAGCGAATATCGTCTGCGAAATATCATCAGCAAATATTCGGATCACATTGGTATTCCGGTACTGATGGAAACGGTGCAACGCGATGATGAAGGTCAGGAAACCGGGAAACAGTGGGAGCAGGTCAATAAAGCCCAGGCACTGTGGACACGCAGTAAATCCGACATCAGCGATGAAGAATATAAAGAATTCTACAAGCACGTCTCCCACGATTATGCTGAGCCACTGAGCTGGAGCCATAACCGTGTAGAAGGTCAGCAGGATTACACCAGCCTGTTGTATGTGCCGTCAAAAGCACCGTTTGATCTGTATAACCGTGACAGCAAGCATGGTCTGAAACTCTATGTTCAGCGTGTGTTTATCATGGATGACGCAGAGCAATTCATGCCGATGTACCTGCGCTTTATGCGCGGTCTGATTGATTCGAATGATCTGCCGCTGAACGTCTCCCGTGAAATTCTGCAGGACAATAAAGTCACGCAGGCGCTGCGCAAGGCGTGTACCAAGCGTGCACTGTCGATGCTGGAGAAATTGTCGAAGAAAGAGGAGTATGCCTCGTTCTGGCAAGAGTTTGGTCAGGTTCTGAAAGAAGGGGTTGCGGAAGATTTCGCGAACCGCGAGAAAATTGCCGGCCTGCTGCGTTTCAGCACCACGCATCACGATACAGCAGAGCAGTCGGTTTCACTGTCTGATTATGTCAGCCGGATGAAGGAAGGTCAGGACAAGATCTACTTTATTACAGCAGACAGCTTTAATGCGGCGAAGAACAGCCCGCACCTGGAACAGTTCCGTGCAAAAGGGCTGGAAGTGGTGCTGATGCACGACCGCATTGATGAGTGGCTGATGGGCTATCTGCCGGAGTTTGACGGCAAACAGTTCCAGTCGATCACCAAAGCGGGTCTGGATCTGTCCAAGTTTGAAAACGAGGAAGAGAAAGAAGCACAGAAGCAGACGGAAGAAGAATTTGCTTCCGTGGTTGAGCGCACCAAAACTTATCTGGGTGACCGGGTGAAAGACGTGCGGACGACCTTTAAGCTGAAAGATACGCCAGCTGTTGTGGTAACGGATGAAAACGAAATGGGTACCCAAATGGCGAAACTGCTGGCAGCTGCCGGTCATGACGCGCCTGAGGTACAGTACATTTTCGAACTGAATCCACAACACCCGGTCGTCAACCGGATGGCGGACGAAGCGGATGAAGAAGCTTTTGGTCGCTGGGTAGAAATGTTGCTGGGGCAGGCGATGCTTGCTGAGCGAGGCTCGATGGAAGACCCATCGCAGTTCCTGGCGGCAGTGAATCAGCTACTGGCCAAGTAA
- a CDS encoding winged helix-turn-helix domain-containing protein, with amino-acid sequence MDQAQCKFLIGNRFLFTPHHNSLVDKAQPDTTIHLGINESKALSLLVQEPGTIISRQRMHDFIWREQGFEVDDSSLTQAISTLRKYLQDSTRAPVFIKTVPKHGYQMIAEIDRLDSIPEPAHVLISEPQQVEVIENLPDSAQPLHAESPPPASSPAVLIPTTQANSPLRRHMISGLAALLLCLLLPLWAYFTSPPTSSAFSPALTVGNIPVLTPSHDRIPESWYPLIRQCLAPYEQQTSDKPLPVKAVVTGGEHNQLWINLIFSPSDYQDNMTLTIVTLNRHKEQPCRIQ; translated from the coding sequence ATGGATCAAGCACAGTGTAAATTTCTGATTGGGAATCGATTTCTTTTTACCCCGCACCACAACAGCCTGGTGGACAAGGCTCAGCCAGACACGACGATCCATCTGGGAATCAATGAAAGCAAAGCGCTGAGCCTGCTGGTTCAGGAACCAGGGACCATCATTTCCCGCCAGCGAATGCATGACTTTATCTGGCGGGAACAAGGGTTTGAAGTGGATGACTCCAGTTTGACCCAAGCCATTTCGACGCTGCGGAAATATTTGCAGGATTCAACCCGTGCGCCGGTGTTCATCAAAACCGTGCCCAAGCATGGCTACCAGATGATTGCTGAAATTGATCGGCTGGATAGCATCCCTGAGCCAGCACATGTCCTGATATCTGAGCCACAACAAGTCGAAGTCATTGAAAATCTGCCGGATTCTGCACAACCGCTTCATGCAGAGTCTCCACCTCCCGCAAGCAGTCCTGCGGTGCTCATCCCGACGACACAGGCCAATTCGCCATTGCGGCGTCATATGATCAGCGGTCTGGCTGCTTTATTGCTCTGCCTTCTTCTTCCGCTATGGGCATATTTTACATCGCCGCCAACATCCAGCGCTTTCTCTCCTGCACTTACCGTCGGCAACATACCAGTGCTTACGCCCAGCCATGATCGGATACCTGAGTCCTGGTATCCCCTGATCCGGCAATGTCTTGCTCCGTACGAGCAACAGACATCAGACAAACCACTTCCGGTCAAAGCTGTGGTGACAGGCGGGGAGCACAATCAACTTTGGATCAATCTGATTTTCAGTCCTTCAGATTATCAGGACAACATGACCCTGACCATCGTGACGCTGAACCGACACAAGGAGCAACCATGCCGCATCCAGTAA
- a CDS encoding regulatory protein ToxS, producing MPHPVTKKTVRFSLYWLFIGTVLILVALGSLYYSFLSDHKLARFLMAHDWTSSTVTHVSSNESPGLTTLKQMTEKNNLIFMPNHTYSRVSRVSITNRDAARVHLTITEFGQWAVSGGYLQIRPIHFNEMKTGDETAFNAAQLATIRTYFQINAEQSNQIDILNQKSVLLTGLNTRSQVLNALP from the coding sequence ATGCCGCATCCAGTAACGAAAAAAACGGTGAGATTCAGTCTGTACTGGCTCTTCATTGGCACTGTGCTCATACTGGTCGCACTGGGCAGCCTCTATTATTCCTTTCTGAGTGACCACAAACTGGCGCGCTTTCTGATGGCTCACGACTGGACGTCTTCAACAGTGACACACGTGTCTTCCAATGAATCACCCGGGCTGACAACCCTGAAACAAATGACCGAAAAGAATAATCTGATTTTCATGCCCAATCACACCTATTCAAGAGTGAGCCGGGTATCGATTACCAATCGCGATGCTGCGAGGGTCCATCTGACCATTACCGAGTTTGGACAATGGGCGGTCAGCGGCGGGTATTTGCAAATCCGCCCCATCCACTTTAATGAAATGAAAACCGGCGATGAAACAGCCTTTAATGCAGCACAACTTGCGACCATCCGTACCTACTTTCAAATCAATGCGGAACAAAGCAACCAGATTGATATTCTGAACCAAAAGTCGGTGCTGCTGACGGGACTGAACACCCGATCTCAAGTATTAAACGCACTGCCGTAA
- the recR gene encoding recombination mediator RecR codes for MRTSPLLEQLMDALRCLPGVGPKSAQRMAFSLLQRNRQGGLQLADVLGKAMTEIGHCRDCRTFTEEDVCAICDNPRRQESGQICVVESPADIMAVEATGQFSGRYFVLMGHLSPLDGIGPSDIGLDVLEYRLQNETIAELILATNPTVEGEATAHFIAELCQAYQVPASRIAHGVPVGGELELVDGTTLSHSLAGRQRLY; via the coding sequence ATGCGTACCAGTCCGTTACTTGAGCAGTTGATGGACGCGCTGCGCTGTTTGCCCGGCGTCGGGCCAAAATCAGCGCAGCGTATGGCATTCAGCCTGTTGCAGCGTAACCGTCAGGGTGGTTTGCAGCTGGCCGATGTGCTGGGTAAAGCCATGACGGAAATCGGACACTGCCGGGATTGCCGTACGTTTACGGAAGAAGACGTGTGTGCCATCTGCGACAATCCGAGGCGGCAGGAAAGTGGCCAGATCTGTGTGGTCGAGAGCCCGGCAGATATTATGGCCGTCGAGGCCACAGGGCAGTTTTCCGGCCGTTATTTTGTGCTGATGGGCCACTTGTCTCCGCTGGACGGCATTGGTCCGAGCGACATCGGTCTGGATGTTCTGGAATACCGGTTACAGAATGAGACGATTGCTGAGCTGATCCTTGCGACCAACCCAACGGTTGAAGGGGAGGCCACCGCGCATTTCATCGCAGAGCTTTGTCAGGCTTATCAGGTCCCGGCCAGCCGGATTGCTCATGGTGTACCTGTGGGCGGGGAACTGGAGTTGGTGGATGGGACAACGTTGTCTCATTCTCTGGCCGGACGGCAAAGACTTTACTGA
- a CDS encoding YbaB/EbfC family nucleoid-associated protein, producing the protein MFGKGGMANMMKQAQQMQERMQQMQEEIANMEVTGESGAGMVKVTLTGSHSVRRVELDDSLMEDDKEMLEDLIAAAFNDAARRIEEAQKEKMASVTGGMNLPAGFKMPF; encoded by the coding sequence ATGTTTGGTAAAGGTGGTATGGCGAACATGATGAAGCAGGCGCAGCAAATGCAAGAGCGCATGCAGCAGATGCAAGAAGAAATCGCGAACATGGAAGTCACTGGTGAATCCGGTGCTGGCATGGTGAAGGTCACGCTGACCGGCAGCCACAGCGTGCGTCGTGTTGAGCTGGATGACAGCCTGATGGAAGACGACAAAGAGATGTTGGAAGATCTGATTGCAGCAGCATTCAATGATGCTGCCCGTCGCATTGAAGAAGCGCAGAAAGAAAAAATGGCCAGCGTGACCGGCGGGATGAACCTGCCTGCTGGCTTTAAGATGCCTTTCTAA
- the dnaX gene encoding DNA polymerase III subunit gamma/tau: MSYQVLARKWRPHRFEDVVGQSHVLTALANALTHNRLHHAYLLSGTRGVGKTTIARLFAKGLNCEQGITATPCGQCHTCQEIDQGRFVDLLEIDAASRTKVEDTRELLDNVQYKPARGRFKVYLIDEVHMLSRHSFNALLKTLEEPPEHVKFILATTDPQKLPVTILSRCLQFHLKHLDQTQIQQQLAHVLQEEIVSFEAKALSQIARAAEGSMRDALSLTDQAIALGNGQVTQETVSGMLGTLNTEQALYLLEAMAEGQAEPAMACLAELASVGVAWDSLLSEMASQLHRVAMYQVLPASLDSTLPDAERIVQLSKVMPPQDVQLHYQIALQGRQDLPLAPDGRTGLEMVMLRMLAFRPVAAGHLTPQAVAVPSAAPAPRAVQPQTGPSTTGQAPAKAPAEMPQPSEVAPAREMIEQAAAVSPVPQDQAPHAQPVESHPSAPVQETAPALQAPSASPASGLLAVRNRLRSQAKRGQETTPKKIDPAPVKKPASNVLERISSQHAGRRVPAAGQATAPEQHNTEPEKPEAYQWQPMFQPDESVQETASIAPTEMKQALAHEKTPEMVKQLVTEAAKQDSWSDMADRLNVDRLVQQLALNSALEQDGPRLTLHLRASQQHLDTQKARMQLTSALAEMMGQEIELQIEPSEYGRTPLEWREFIYQQKLDQAKASLQQDPNVTFICQRFSAVLDEESVRPV, from the coding sequence ATGAGTTATCAGGTTCTGGCACGAAAATGGCGGCCGCATCGCTTTGAAGATGTGGTGGGCCAATCCCATGTCCTGACGGCGCTGGCGAATGCGCTGACACATAACCGACTTCATCATGCTTATCTGTTGAGTGGAACCCGTGGTGTCGGTAAAACCACGATTGCCCGTTTGTTTGCCAAAGGGCTGAACTGCGAGCAGGGCATTACGGCCACCCCGTGTGGCCAGTGTCACACCTGCCAGGAAATTGATCAGGGCCGGTTTGTCGATTTGTTAGAGATTGACGCTGCTTCCCGGACGAAAGTCGAAGATACCCGCGAACTGCTGGACAATGTTCAGTACAAACCTGCCCGCGGGCGCTTTAAAGTGTACCTGATTGATGAAGTACACATGTTGTCCCGTCACAGCTTTAATGCGTTGCTCAAAACGCTGGAAGAGCCGCCGGAACATGTGAAGTTTATTCTCGCCACAACAGACCCGCAGAAACTGCCGGTCACCATTTTATCGCGCTGCCTGCAATTTCATTTAAAGCACCTGGATCAAACGCAAATTCAGCAACAGCTGGCGCACGTGCTGCAAGAAGAAATTGTATCGTTTGAAGCGAAGGCACTGAGCCAGATCGCCCGGGCTGCGGAAGGCAGTATGCGGGATGCACTCAGTCTGACGGATCAGGCGATTGCGCTGGGCAATGGTCAGGTCACGCAGGAAACCGTGTCTGGTATGCTGGGCACCCTGAATACAGAACAGGCGCTGTATCTGCTCGAAGCCATGGCTGAAGGGCAGGCAGAGCCTGCGATGGCCTGTCTGGCTGAACTGGCCTCAGTTGGCGTTGCTTGGGACAGCTTGCTTTCGGAAATGGCGTCGCAGTTACACCGCGTGGCAATGTATCAGGTCTTGCCTGCGTCGCTGGACAGCACGTTACCGGATGCTGAGCGCATTGTTCAGCTCAGTAAGGTGATGCCGCCGCAAGATGTTCAGTTGCATTATCAGATTGCGCTTCAGGGCCGGCAGGATTTGCCACTGGCACCCGATGGCAGAACGGGCCTGGAAATGGTGATGCTGCGTATGCTGGCATTTCGTCCGGTGGCTGCCGGGCATCTGACGCCACAGGCTGTAGCGGTTCCTTCCGCTGCACCTGCGCCTCGGGCCGTCCAGCCGCAAACCGGCCCGTCGACGACCGGTCAAGCGCCTGCAAAGGCGCCGGCTGAGATGCCACAGCCGAGTGAAGTGGCTCCGGCGCGGGAAATGATCGAGCAAGCAGCAGCTGTGAGTCCTGTCCCGCAGGATCAGGCGCCACATGCGCAACCTGTGGAATCACATCCGTCGGCTCCGGTGCAGGAAACTGCGCCAGCGCTACAAGCACCATCGGCATCCCCTGCATCCGGGCTGCTTGCAGTCCGAAACCGCCTTCGCAGTCAGGCGAAACGCGGACAGGAAACAACGCCAAAAAAGATTGATCCGGCGCCGGTCAAAAAACCGGCATCCAATGTCCTTGAACGCATCAGCAGCCAGCATGCTGGCCGACGTGTTCCTGCTGCAGGGCAAGCGACGGCGCCGGAGCAACACAATACAGAACCGGAAAAGCCTGAAGCGTATCAATGGCAGCCGATGTTCCAGCCGGACGAAAGCGTTCAGGAAACGGCGTCGATTGCACCCACTGAAATGAAGCAGGCTCTGGCGCATGAAAAGACGCCGGAGATGGTAAAACAACTTGTCACCGAGGCAGCAAAGCAGGATAGTTGGTCGGATATGGCGGATCGGTTGAATGTGGATCGACTGGTTCAGCAGCTCGCACTGAATTCTGCACTGGAGCAGGATGGTCCGCGCCTGACACTACACTTGCGCGCGTCCCAGCAGCATCTGGATACACAAAAAGCACGAATGCAGCTGACCTCAGCACTGGCTGAGATGATGGGACAAGAGATAGAATTACAGATAGAGCCAAGTGAATATGGACGAACGCCGCTGGAATGGCGTGAGTTTATTTATCAGCAAAAACTGGATCAGGCTAAAGCCAGTCTGCAGCAGGATCCGAACGTGACCTTTATTTGCCAGCGGTTCAGTGCTGTGCTGGATGAAGAGAGCGTAAGACCCGTTTAA
- the apt gene encoding adenine phosphoribosyltransferase, with protein MSQVKTVQDDFSLIKNSIKTIPDYPKPGILFRDVTSLMEIPEAYRATMQILHQQFSDKGITKVVGTEARGFLFGAPLALALGVGFVPVRKPGKLPRAVISESYDLEYGQDTLQIHTDAIVEGDKVLLVDDLLATGGTIEATTKLVRRLGGIVEDAAFVINLPEIGGQQRLRDLGLNVFSICDFDGH; from the coding sequence ATGAGCCAAGTAAAAACTGTTCAAGACGACTTCAGCCTGATTAAAAACAGCATCAAAACGATTCCGGATTATCCGAAACCCGGCATTCTGTTTCGTGATGTCACCAGCCTGATGGAAATTCCTGAAGCGTACCGCGCGACGATGCAGATTCTCCATCAGCAGTTCAGCGATAAAGGGATCACCAAAGTCGTGGGCACTGAGGCGCGTGGTTTCCTGTTTGGCGCACCACTGGCGCTGGCGCTGGGAGTCGGCTTTGTGCCTGTGCGTAAACCGGGCAAATTACCGCGGGCGGTGATCAGCGAAAGTTATGATCTGGAATATGGTCAGGATACGCTGCAGATTCACACCGATGCGATTGTTGAAGGTGACAAAGTGCTGCTGGTCGATGACTTGCTCGCGACGGGTGGAACCATCGAGGCGACGACCAAGCTGGTGCGTCGTCTGGGCGGGATTGTTGAGGACGCTGCATTTGTGATTAATCTGCCGGAGATCGGCGGTCAGCAGCGTTTGCGCGATTTGGGCCTGAACGTCTTCAGTATCTGCGATTTCGACGGCCACTAA
- a CDS encoding YbaN family protein, whose product MKQLIWRTLLLVSGWCFVILGILGIFLPLLPTTVFLLLASACFMRGSPRLHHWLNTHPHFGPVLQNWHQHRAVSRTVKRRANVTIVLSFALSIYFVPLAWVKGLLLGIAVILLIWFNRLPVRETNSL is encoded by the coding sequence GTGAAACAACTGATCTGGCGAACCTTATTGCTGGTTTCCGGCTGGTGTTTCGTTATCTTAGGTATTTTGGGTATTTTCCTTCCTCTTTTACCCACCACCGTCTTTCTTCTGCTGGCCAGTGCGTGTTTTATGCGCGGCTCTCCCAGACTCCATCACTGGCTCAATACACATCCTCATTTTGGTCCGGTTTTACAGAACTGGCATCAGCATCGTGCCGTCAGCCGTACCGTCAAACGACGGGCGAATGTGACGATTGTGCTCAGTTTCGCGTTGTCGATTTATTTTGTGCCTCTGGCTTGGGTCAAAGGATTACTGCTCGGGATTGCAGTCATACTCTTGATCTGGTTTAACCGTTTACCCGTCAGAGAAACCAACAGCCTCTGA
- a CDS encoding TraR/DksA C4-type zinc finger protein, giving the protein MNSEYLKQQCLRLEQEYQSLSASLYAALEKHHRQTQPESTTADCTINELLKFTTLSADPQLRQHAHRLEAIDAALCAIRLDLYGICADCEEPIESEVLAADPAQPRCRQCQSHSKYHHQR; this is encoded by the coding sequence ATGAATAGTGAGTACCTGAAACAGCAATGTCTCCGGCTGGAGCAAGAGTATCAGTCGCTGTCGGCCTCGCTCTATGCCGCGTTGGAAAAACACCACCGGCAAACGCAGCCCGAATCCACAACCGCTGACTGTACGATCAACGAACTGCTGAAGTTCACAACCCTGAGCGCCGATCCTCAGCTCCGCCAGCATGCCCACCGGCTTGAAGCCATCGATGCCGCTTTATGTGCTATCCGACTGGATCTCTACGGGATCTGTGCCGACTGCGAAGAGCCCATCGAATCCGAGGTTCTGGCTGCCGATCCGGCACAGCCGCGTTGCCGCCAATGCCAGTCACACAGTAAATATCATCACCAGCGCTGA
- a CDS encoding DUF2057 domain-containing protein codes for MKKIIFLASLFAVQAQAATLSVTDGIELLVVDGKQVQGSFWSQAAEVELTPGKHQIVVRYDKELKNGSRNTMYTTRPYLFELEMPSQDAEISLPALVAYSQAQAYFQRDPEWTLMLEDGSQRTLAFTELKGDGFAAFSDMEALVAEYNRQNGITFEQGYAVDLQQAVVKVDAGGKVEVTGDALAQLKLWYSKAQPEEKAAFQTWMKSQTQP; via the coding sequence ATGAAAAAAATCATATTTCTGGCCAGCCTGTTTGCGGTGCAAGCGCAGGCGGCCACGCTGTCGGTTACCGACGGCATTGAACTTCTGGTGGTGGATGGAAAGCAGGTGCAGGGCTCGTTCTGGTCTCAGGCAGCAGAGGTTGAACTGACACCGGGAAAACATCAGATTGTTGTCCGTTACGATAAAGAGCTCAAAAACGGTAGCCGGAATACCATGTATACCACCCGTCCGTATCTGTTTGAGCTGGAGATGCCGTCGCAGGACGCTGAGATCAGCTTGCCGGCGCTGGTTGCCTACAGCCAGGCGCAGGCTTATTTTCAGCGCGATCCTGAATGGACCCTGATGTTAGAAGACGGCAGCCAGCGCACGCTTGCTTTTACGGAGCTGAAAGGAGATGGCTTTGCCGCGTTCAGCGATATGGAAGCATTGGTTGCTGAATATAACCGCCAAAACGGGATCACCTTTGAGCAAGGCTACGCTGTCGATTTACAGCAAGCCGTCGTCAAAGTTGATGCGGGCGGCAAAGTAGAAGTGACCGGTGATGCACTGGCACAGCTGAAACTCTGGTACAGCAAAGCACAACCGGAAGAGAAAGCAGCTTTCCAGACCTGGATGAAATCGCAGACGCAGCCTTAA